The Ziziphus jujuba cultivar Dongzao chromosome 1, ASM3175591v1 genome segment GGTGAAGAAATCTGATAAGGAACCACCCAAGGGCACTATAAACGTTTATGGTACACTTCCCTATCacttttttgattaaaaattcaaaacccacCACTTATTGGTGGAACATTTTCTCAAgactttacaattttttattcctatttcattttttggttgCAAAGCCCATTTTAGGtcatttccttgttttttttttgttttttttttgttttttttttattttttttatttttattgtgagCAAAGACTAAAAGAACCATAATAATGGTAGTGAAcatagaaatgataaaaataaacaataagcaTCCCACTTACTATTTCATTCTTGTTAAAACTATATGTTTTCTTaaagcttaaattttttatgttgataattatttaatgttAACTGGTCTTATGTTTGAATGTGCTTAACCTTATATAATGTTGTctagcaaagaaaatatttagtttaaatcCTAAGCCAATATCTACATATGTAATTTTGTCTAACATATATGTTGTACTTGGGAAGTGGAGTGAGAAAATGGAAGTGAGGAAAGTTGAAGCTAAAAAGTTGAAGCTCTGAAATTTGGCTTCTCATTCTAAAAGGGAACTGGAGAAGTAATAGAACTCGACTACAAAAACTATTGTCGAATATTTGTTAAGGCTGTTGAGTGTTTGCACTGATGCCTTTTAATGTTTTCTCTAAAATAGTTTTGTCCTACAAACAATTGGAATTCTGAAGCTGTTGTTAATTAGattttctatatctattcttcaagtttttgagtCCACTTTCAGCTGTTCCTTTGGTAGCTTTAGTTGGATTTGGGCTCTACGAGTTAAGTTTTCCTGGGGTAGTGTTATTCTGTAGCATTAATCATGGTTTACAAAGTGAATTGTTTAGCGATATTGTTTTCAGTGCCTTTCTTTGAGTTCTATGAATGAGTTTTTTGATTTAaagtatttgcattcatacTGCTTCATAACACTTAATATCCAATGTAAATgcactttgtttttcctttatttttttgtattagcatgcatttttctttctatttttatttatattattattattactttaatatattttattcaagtaaattATTCTTGTGTCAAAGAGATACTTCACAAATattgttctccattttctttgttgatattttttgtatttatccccttctaatttagtcatttctcatacatgtttattgatttaaacagTCCATTGAGGCtttcatttattgatttaaCTCAAACTCCAGTTATGATGTTGTGGAATCATTTCCCTCTGCACTTCATGTTAAAAGATGCAATGATAGGTTAAcgtatgataataatagaaaactatGGGAGCTGTGCAAGGAAGACATTTTATATGAGTTCCTCGATTTGGCTGCGAATCAATTATGCTTTTTGGAAGTTAGCCACCACTATATTATCTATTGTATTGacaaatacacacacattaaggggaaaaaagccAAGAAAAGATATTAGAAAACAGGCAAAATCACAATGAATGTAAAATAAGGTGTTCATATGAAAAAACGAGTAAACCAATTGAAATTGCACAAATAGATATCAACATTTACATGCACTTCAAAATTTAGATGTTGCTTTTCCTCATTTCATCATTAGCCAGActaaaaaatttagatgttctgaattttggaggtccatTTGGTTCCTATATTGGTCAAAGTAGTGCAATAGTATTATTACCTATATTCTTCTTGTTCAGTTCATATTTGTTGACCTTCAAATTAAGGTCAACATTGAGTTCCTTTCATTGTTGTATATTTGTACATTCTACACACAAGGAGTTGGCATTTTGATCTCTGACTTTGTTGGAACTATTAATGGATCCTCATTATCTGTAtaacaatgttcaaattaatatctatgctttagctttctactttattttacCGAACCACAGAATTTCCACCTTTATCTAAGAACCTTTTTTCTCCTGTGCACTTAATAActagtttttaggattttaaaaattaagcaatttatttgtcacatgttctgaaacattgttaatttttaagaaatgctCAATCCTCCCTGCTATTTGTTATGTGGGAtgaacttttttctctttagggtgAAAGGAATTGGTGGAAGATTATTCACTCAATTGTATTTGTGTTGTCAGCATATTATGATATCATGAAGCTCTTTCACTTTAGgtttctattcaaaattttgaggACCACAAGGATCACAGCTGTTGTGGTTTGGATTATTGGTAGGTCCATGGTAGGAGCCGCatttgatgattattatcttcttggggacatattaaatgttttatatgagaAGTCTACTTGCTATTGATGTTTTATGATATCTAAATATCCACAATTATAGTCTTTAgttaacttttaatgcttttattatgtgattactgtgtttaatattatattggttgatattatattggttttgttataatttaacagttttttttccttgcgGTAGAAGGCATGGTCTGCTATAATTATCATGAGGAGGAAGGGCAATACTAGCGTTTGTAATGTTTTTGAGCTGTTTTGTTTGCAGACATGATTGAAGAATTAATCAACAAGGGGTATGAACGTCGAAATAacgcagctgcaatgcaaactcttattactaattggttggaaaatatcatgcaagagcgctcaaataatggtagAGGCTTATGTGTTATTCCATTGAACTTATACGAGTTTCAAATTGTTGGCTATGGCATGTTTGTTGGAGTagtcaacttagaaaataagacatgctcatgcaaggaattcgacattgatggatttccttgtgtccatgcaattgaagcatgtaagcatcgacatatttctccatatatcctttgctcgGTGTATTACTAAGTTGACTCACTCTgtgatgcatattcggaaaccatatatccacttgaagataaatgtcagtggcatgctcgagatgatgtcataaaccagcttgtacttccacctaagattggcaaacagtcaggaagaccaagaaagaaaaggattcaatctcaaggagaggagcatcTTCAATATAGATGCAGGGGatgcaaacagattggtcacagcagccAATCATGCTCGGCCGCCGTACCTCTAAATTGCTCTACGCTATATTAAGccaatgggggcatgttatgcggtagtcgtgtgttatgcaatgtagtagggaatgcaattagtagctcaaccgctaacatgtgttttggcataatagatgttggttttatgtgttgctTTGTTGGCAAAGTCATCCGTCGTATtgtgtttttaaaatatcattccGTGTTCAGTTTTTTGTAGGTTTCTTACTGTTTCACGGATGCTATTACTACCcaatggtaattaccgatgcatcgtcggtaattgacatttgtccaccgttgtaaaaaaatcaccacaattccatccgacaacttcaatcgTGTGTGTTTCCACCGACAATatgctaaatctagctttattaatgataattgttgacaaagtaagagaaaatatgagattaataagtgaaaacattcaatttgtagttgctggaaaacttaccgtaggttttatcggtaattaccgaaatccctatggtaatcacattttaccaattttttggcccccacaagtctcctaatgtgtgttaaatgcaaaaacatgcaaaatatatatttttcaatgatcctaaagagaaaaaactcc includes the following:
- the LOC132804082 gene encoding uncharacterized protein LOC132804082, yielding MSTQPLFAIFPQTYPHSRYVFLGKITNQPQQGKDGRITSQVFKKTGNTVKTSIPYDMIEELINKGYERRNNAAAMQTLITNWLENIMQERSNNGRGLCVIPLNLYEFQIVGYGMFVGVVNLENKTCSCKEFDIDGFPCVHAIEACKHRHISPYILCSVYY